The following coding sequences lie in one Streptomyces venezuelae genomic window:
- a CDS encoding 3-hydroxyacyl-CoA dehydrogenase family protein, producing MDAPLNTVAVIGLGTMGTGITEVLARAGREVIGIDISQAAATRAVESLEASTARAVRRERLTEEERRGVLTRFRTFTDLRAAADADLVIEVVPESYEIKQQVVRELDAVVRPGTIIATGTNALSVTRLAAESARPERVLGLHFFNPAPAMKLVEVVSSVLTAPAAVAAVTDLALALDKEPVAVGDRPGFVADGLLFGYLNQAAAMYEAKYASREDIDAAMRLGCGLPMGPLALLDLIGVDTARTVLDAMYAESQDRLHAPAPILKQLSEAGLTGRKAGRGFYTYAEAGSAEVVRDSLTPVEDEERAPGRTVRSVGVAGSGTMASGIAEVFAKTGFSVVLAARTEEKAETAKSRIGKSLSRSVDKGRMTAEAAAQTLERITPAGSYEAFADVDLALEAVAEDLDIKRQLFATLDKVCKPGAILATTTSSLPVVACARATSRPRDVIGMHFFNPAPAMKLVEVVRTVVTGDDVRATVREVCTRIRKHPVDCGDRAGFIVNALLFPYLNNAIKMVEEHYASLDDIDAAMKLGGGYPMGPFELLDVVGLDVSLAIEKVLHREFRDPGLAPAPLLEHLVAAGCLGRKTGRGFREYARR from the coding sequence ATGGACGCTCCCCTGAACACCGTCGCCGTCATCGGTCTGGGCACGATGGGCACCGGCATCACCGAGGTCCTGGCCCGGGCGGGCCGCGAGGTCATCGGCATCGACATCTCCCAGGCCGCGGCCACCCGCGCCGTCGAGTCCCTGGAGGCTTCGACCGCCCGCGCCGTGCGCCGAGAGCGCCTCACCGAGGAGGAGCGCCGCGGCGTCCTCACCCGCTTCCGCACCTTCACCGATCTGCGCGCCGCGGCCGACGCCGACCTGGTCATCGAGGTCGTCCCGGAGTCGTACGAGATCAAGCAGCAGGTCGTCCGCGAGCTCGACGCCGTCGTGCGCCCCGGGACGATCATCGCGACCGGCACCAACGCGCTGTCCGTGACCCGGCTCGCCGCCGAATCGGCGCGTCCCGAGCGGGTGTTGGGCCTGCACTTCTTCAACCCGGCGCCCGCGATGAAGCTGGTCGAGGTCGTGTCGTCGGTGCTGACCGCGCCCGCCGCCGTCGCCGCGGTCACCGACCTGGCCCTCGCGCTGGACAAAGAGCCCGTCGCGGTCGGCGACCGGCCGGGCTTCGTCGCCGACGGGCTGCTCTTCGGCTACCTCAACCAGGCCGCCGCGATGTACGAGGCGAAGTACGCGTCCCGCGAGGACATCGACGCGGCGATGCGGCTCGGCTGCGGCCTGCCGATGGGCCCGCTCGCGCTGCTCGACCTGATCGGCGTGGACACCGCCCGCACGGTCCTGGACGCCATGTACGCAGAGTCACAGGACCGTCTGCACGCGCCCGCGCCGATCCTCAAGCAGCTGAGCGAGGCGGGTCTGACCGGGCGCAAGGCGGGCCGCGGCTTCTACACGTACGCGGAGGCGGGCAGCGCGGAGGTCGTGCGCGACTCGCTGACCCCGGTCGAGGACGAGGAGCGTGCGCCCGGCCGTACGGTCCGCTCGGTCGGTGTCGCGGGCTCGGGGACGATGGCGTCCGGCATCGCGGAGGTCTTCGCCAAGACGGGCTTCTCCGTGGTGCTCGCCGCGCGGACCGAGGAGAAGGCGGAGACCGCCAAGTCCCGCATCGGGAAGTCCCTGTCCCGCTCCGTGGACAAGGGCAGGATGACGGCGGAGGCGGCGGCGCAGACGCTGGAGCGGATCACGCCCGCGGGGTCGTACGAGGCGTTCGCGGACGTCGATCTGGCTCTGGAGGCCGTCGCGGAGGACCTGGACATCAAGCGGCAGCTCTTCGCGACGCTCGACAAGGTCTGCAAGCCGGGCGCGATCCTGGCGACCACGACGTCCTCGCTGCCGGTCGTCGCCTGCGCCCGCGCCACCTCGCGGCCGCGTGACGTGATCGGCATGCACTTCTTCAACCCGGCCCCGGCGATGAAGCTGGTCGAGGTGGTCCGCACGGTCGTGACCGGGGACGACGTGCGGGCGACGGTCCGCGAGGTGTGCACGAGGATCCGCAAGCACCCGGTGGACTGCGGCGACCGCGCCGGCTTCATCGTGAACGCGCTGCTGTTCCCGTACCTCAACAACGCGATCAAGATGGTCGAGGAGCACTACGCGTCGCTGGACGACATCGACGCCGCGATGAAGCTCGGCGGCGGCTACCCCATGGGCCCCTTCGAGCTCCTGGACGTCGTCGGCCTGGACGTGTCGCTGGCCATCGAGAAGGTCCTGCACCGCGAGTTCCGCGACCCGGGTCTGGCCCCGGCGCCGCTGCTCGAACACCTGGTGGCCGCGGGCTGCCTCGGCCGCAAGACGGGCCGTGGCTTCCGCGAATATGCGCGGCGCTGA
- a CDS encoding Rv2578c family radical SAM protein, giving the protein MRWENLSDGPRRGPADAALFGADAVTTRVFDTPEFAGITFHEIRARSIVNRVPGASRMPFEWTVNPYRGCTHACVYCFARKTHSYLDLDTGLGFDSQIVVKVNAAELLRRQLASPRWHGDHIAMGTNVDCYQRAEGRYRLMPGIIAALRDRGNPFSILTKGTLILRDLDLLRQAAAVTDVGISVSVGFVDEELWRTVEPGTPAPGRRLDAVRTLTEHGIGCGVLMAPVIPFLGDHPDQLRATVRAVAESGATSVTPLVLHLRPGAREWFMTWLGRHHPHLVRRYERLYAEGAYAPKWYQRRVTRQVHELAEEFGIGPTRAGAARRIRVPEAPEPAAGPTQLTLL; this is encoded by the coding sequence ATGCGCTGGGAAAACCTTTCCGACGGGCCGCGCCGCGGCCCCGCGGATGCCGCGCTGTTCGGCGCGGACGCGGTCACGACGCGCGTGTTCGACACCCCTGAGTTCGCGGGGATCACGTTCCACGAGATACGGGCCAGGTCGATCGTGAACCGCGTGCCCGGGGCGTCCCGCATGCCGTTCGAATGGACGGTCAACCCCTACCGGGGGTGCACGCACGCGTGTGTCTACTGTTTCGCGCGCAAGACGCACAGCTATCTGGACCTGGACACCGGCCTCGGGTTCGACAGCCAGATCGTCGTCAAGGTCAACGCCGCCGAACTGCTGCGGCGCCAGCTCGCCTCGCCGCGCTGGCACGGCGACCACATCGCCATGGGCACGAACGTGGACTGCTACCAGCGCGCGGAGGGCCGCTACCGGCTGATGCCGGGGATCATCGCGGCCCTGCGCGACCGCGGGAACCCGTTCTCCATCCTGACCAAGGGCACGCTGATCCTGCGCGACCTGGACCTGCTGCGGCAGGCGGCCGCGGTGACCGACGTGGGGATCTCCGTGTCCGTGGGCTTCGTCGACGAGGAGCTGTGGCGCACGGTCGAGCCGGGCACTCCGGCGCCCGGGCGCCGCCTCGACGCGGTGCGCACCCTCACCGAGCACGGCATCGGCTGCGGTGTCCTGATGGCGCCGGTCATCCCCTTCCTGGGCGACCATCCGGACCAGCTGCGCGCGACGGTGCGGGCCGTCGCCGAGTCGGGGGCGACCTCGGTGACACCGCTGGTGCTGCATCTGCGGCCCGGGGCGCGGGAGTGGTTCATGACGTGGCTCGGCCGGCACCACCCGCATCTGGTGCGGCGGTACGAGCGGTTGTACGCGGAGGGCGCGTACGCCCCGAAGTGGTACCAGCGCCGCGTCACCCGCCAGGTGCACGAGCTGGCCGAGGAGTTCGGCATCGGCCCCACGCGCGCGGGTGCCGCACGACGGATCAGGGTCCCGGAGGCACCCGAGCCCGCCGCGGGACCCACGCAGCTCACCCTGCTCTGA
- a CDS encoding GNAT family N-acetyltransferase — protein MIVERESGAVVGSLSLLWPPSESTVEFGYGVVPSRRGRGHAPEAVRALTAHALTSPEATVAYAEVELGNEASVRVLEKAGLHRWGSDGTTARYRTDAPEPAPTPSLK, from the coding sequence TTGATCGTCGAACGGGAGAGCGGCGCCGTCGTCGGCTCCCTCAGCCTGCTCTGGCCGCCGAGCGAGAGCACCGTCGAGTTCGGCTACGGAGTCGTGCCCTCGCGCCGCGGCCGCGGCCACGCCCCCGAGGCCGTACGGGCCCTCACGGCCCACGCTCTGACCTCGCCCGAGGCCACCGTGGCGTACGCCGAGGTCGAACTCGGCAACGAAGCCTCCGTCCGCGTCCTGGAGAAGGCGGGCCTGCACCGCTGGGGCAGTGACGGGACGACGGCCCGCTACCGCACGGACGCGCCGGAACCGGCACCGACACCGTCCCTGAAGTAG
- a CDS encoding alpha/beta hydrolase, with amino-acid sequence MKKSALVLCAVAAVTATLAAAVPPAAGAPAERSPLAWKKCATKTYPTLQCASLKVPLDHQEPRGRQITLALSRVPHTAKTSQGPLLVNPGGPGGSGLSMAGFVAKSLPGKTAAQYDIVGFDPRGVGRSRPALNCAPGHFDPVRPASVPATAALERENLRRARAFATACGKKYGDVLPFIDSVSVVQDMDDIRAALGAQRVNFFGYSYGTYLGALYGRLYPQRVRRMALDSLVDPTGVWYDDNLRQDEAFDKRHKAFMTWIARHDAAYGLGEDPGGVEAKWYAMRGALAEKPAGEKVGAAELEDTFLPGGYYNGYWPRLAEAFAAYVNDGNSRPLVAAYGMFGAVDAAGENGYSVYSAVQCRDVRWPREWRTWRDDNDRMHTKAPFTTWNNAWYNAPCAFWPTHHLSRPNVANSELPPVLLFQGTDDPATPYDGAVRLHHMLRGSRLVIEEGGGNHGVTLSGNTCLDRHLAVYLTTGKVPTGDGGTDAVCKARPAPKPQTPRQAQPRALSHPWSTMGT; translated from the coding sequence ATGAAGAAGAGTGCCCTCGTACTGTGCGCGGTCGCCGCCGTGACCGCGACGCTGGCCGCGGCGGTGCCGCCCGCTGCGGGAGCCCCCGCGGAGCGCTCCCCGCTCGCCTGGAAGAAGTGCGCCACCAAGACCTATCCGACGCTCCAGTGCGCCTCCCTGAAGGTGCCTCTCGACCACCAGGAGCCCCGCGGGCGGCAGATCACCCTCGCCCTGTCCCGCGTCCCGCACACCGCGAAGACCTCTCAGGGGCCGCTCCTGGTGAACCCCGGCGGCCCCGGCGGCAGCGGCCTGTCGATGGCGGGGTTCGTCGCGAAGTCGCTGCCCGGGAAGACGGCCGCGCAGTACGACATCGTGGGCTTCGACCCGCGCGGGGTCGGCAGGAGCAGGCCCGCGCTCAACTGCGCGCCGGGGCACTTCGACCCCGTGCGCCCCGCCTCCGTCCCGGCCACGGCCGCCCTGGAGCGCGAGAACCTGCGCAGGGCGCGGGCGTTCGCGACGGCGTGCGGCAAGAAGTACGGCGACGTCCTGCCGTTCATCGACTCGGTGAGCGTGGTCCAGGACATGGACGACATCCGCGCGGCCCTCGGCGCGCAGCGCGTCAACTTCTTCGGCTACTCCTACGGCACGTACCTGGGCGCTCTCTACGGACGCCTCTACCCGCAGCGCGTGCGGCGCATGGCGCTCGACTCCCTCGTGGACCCGACGGGTGTCTGGTACGACGACAACCTCCGCCAGGACGAGGCCTTCGACAAGCGCCACAAGGCGTTCATGACCTGGATCGCCCGCCATGACGCTGCCTACGGGCTCGGCGAGGACCCCGGTGGCGTCGAAGCCAAGTGGTACGCAATGCGCGGGGCACTCGCCGAGAAGCCCGCGGGCGAGAAGGTGGGCGCCGCCGAACTGGAGGACACGTTCCTGCCCGGCGGCTACTACAACGGCTACTGGCCGCGCCTGGCCGAGGCGTTCGCCGCGTACGTGAACGACGGGAACAGCAGGCCGCTCGTGGCGGCGTACGGCATGTTCGGCGCGGTCGACGCCGCGGGCGAGAACGGCTACAGCGTCTACAGCGCCGTGCAGTGCCGGGACGTGCGGTGGCCGCGTGAGTGGCGGACGTGGCGCGACGACAACGACCGGATGCACACGAAGGCGCCGTTCACGACCTGGAACAACGCCTGGTACAACGCGCCGTGCGCGTTCTGGCCGACGCACCACCTGAGCCGGCCGAACGTCGCCAACTCCGAACTGCCGCCCGTCCTGCTGTTCCAGGGCACGGACGACCCGGCCACCCCGTACGACGGAGCCGTCAGACTCCACCACATGCTGCGCGGCTCACGCCTGGTGATCGAAGAGGGCGGCGGCAACCACGGCGTCACCCTCAGCGGCAACACGTGCCTCGACCGGCACTTGGCGGTCTACCTGACGACCGGCAAGGTCCCCACCGGCGACGGCGGGACCGACGCGGTCTGCAAGGCCCGACCGGCCCCGAAGCCACAGACCCCGAGGCAGGCACAGCCGAGGGCACTGTCACACCCGTGGTCCACGATGGGCACATGA
- the ccrA gene encoding crotonyl-CoA carboxylase/reductase has product MKEILDAIQAQTATASGSATVTSADFAALPLPESYRAITVHKEDAEMFAGLETRDKDPRKSLHLDDVPIPELGPGEALVAVMASSVNYNSVWTSIFEPLSTFSFLERYGKLSELTKRHDLPYHIIGSDLAGVVLRTGPGVNAWNPGDEVVAHCLSVELESSDGHNDTMLDPEQRIWGFETNFGGLAEIALVKSNQLMPKPGHLSWEEAASPGLVNSTAYRQLVSGNGAGMKQGDNVLIWGASGGLGSYATQFALAGGANPICVVSSPQKAEICRAMGADAIIDRNAEGYKFWKDERTQDPKEWKRFGKRIRELTGGEDIDIVFEHPGRETFGASVYVTRKGGTITTCASTSGYMHEYDNRYLWMSLKRIIGSHFANYREAWEANRLIAKGKIHPTLSKVYSLEDTGQAAYDVHRNLHQGKVGVLALAPEEGLGVRDPEKRAEHIDAINRFRNV; this is encoded by the coding sequence GTGAAGGAAATCCTGGACGCGATTCAGGCCCAGACCGCGACCGCGAGTGGCTCGGCCACGGTCACATCCGCAGATTTCGCCGCTCTCCCGCTGCCCGAGTCGTACCGCGCGATCACCGTGCACAAGGAGGACGCGGAGATGTTCGCGGGCCTCGAGACCCGCGACAAGGACCCCCGCAAGTCGCTCCACCTCGACGACGTGCCGATCCCCGAACTCGGCCCCGGCGAGGCGCTGGTGGCCGTCATGGCCTCCTCGGTCAACTACAACTCCGTGTGGACCTCGATCTTCGAGCCGCTGTCGACCTTCAGCTTCCTGGAGCGCTACGGCAAGCTCAGCGAGCTCACCAAGCGCCACGACCTGCCGTACCACATCATCGGATCCGACCTCGCGGGCGTCGTCCTGCGCACCGGTCCCGGCGTGAACGCCTGGAACCCGGGCGACGAGGTCGTCGCGCACTGTCTGTCCGTCGAACTGGAGTCGTCCGACGGCCACAACGACACGATGCTCGACCCCGAGCAGCGCATCTGGGGCTTCGAGACCAACTTCGGCGGCCTCGCCGAGATCGCCCTGGTCAAGTCCAACCAGCTGATGCCCAAGCCGGGCCACCTCAGCTGGGAGGAGGCCGCGTCCCCCGGCCTGGTGAACTCCACCGCGTACCGCCAGCTGGTGTCGGGCAACGGCGCCGGCATGAAGCAGGGCGACAACGTGCTGATCTGGGGCGCGAGCGGCGGACTCGGGTCGTACGCCACGCAGTTCGCGCTCGCCGGCGGCGCCAACCCCATCTGTGTGGTGAGCAGCCCGCAGAAGGCGGAGATCTGCCGCGCCATGGGCGCCGACGCGATCATCGACCGCAACGCCGAGGGCTACAAGTTCTGGAAGGACGAGCGGACCCAGGACCCCAAGGAGTGGAAGCGCTTCGGCAAGCGCATCCGCGAGCTCACCGGCGGCGAGGACATCGACATCGTCTTCGAGCACCCCGGCCGCGAGACCTTCGGCGCCAGCGTCTACGTCACCCGCAAGGGCGGCACCATCACGACCTGCGCGTCGACCTCGGGCTACATGCACGAGTACGACAACCGCTACCTGTGGATGTCCCTCAAGCGCATCATCGGCTCGCACTTCGCCAACTACCGCGAGGCGTGGGAGGCCAACCGCCTGATCGCCAAGGGCAAGATCCACCCGACGCTCTCCAAGGTCTACTCCCTGGAGGACACCGGACAGGCCGCCTACGACGTCCACCGCAACCTCCACCAGGGCAAGGTCGGCGTCCTCGCCCTCGCGCCCGAGGAGGGCCTGGGAGTGCGCGATCCGGAGAAGCGCGCCGAGCACATCGACGCGATCAACCGCTTCCGCAACGTCTGA
- a CDS encoding protein meaA, whose amino-acid sequence MTERQKDRPWLMRTYAGHSTAEASNELYRRNLAKGQTGLSVAFDLPTQTGYDPDHILARGEVGRVGVPVSHLGDMRRLFQDIPLEQMNTSMTINATAMWLLALYQVVAEEQGADITKLQGTTQNDIVKEYLSRGTHVFPPGPSLRLTTDMITYTVARIPKWNPINICSYHLQEAGATPVQEIAYAMSTAIAVLDAVRDSGQVPEEKFGDVVARISFFVNAGVRFIEEMCKMRAFGRIWEQVTRERYGIENPKQRRFRYGVQVNSLGLTEAQPENNVQRIVLEMLAVTLSKDARARAVQLPAWNEALGLPRPWDQQWSLRIQQVLAHESDLLEYEDIFAGSHVIESKVAALVEDSLAEMDRIEKMGGAMAAVESGYLKSQLVSSHAERRARIESGQEKIVGVNSYESTEPSPLTSDLDAAIMTVDPAVEARVVDALKQWRDTRYQPPFNHPRPCKALERLKEVAAGTGNLMEATLECARAGVTTGEWAGALREVFGEFRAPTGVSSAPVAVTAEEGTPLALVREKVARTAEDLGGGRLRFLVGKPGLDGHSNGAEQIAVRARDAGFEVVYQGIRLTPEQIVDAALAEDVHAVGLSILSGSHAELVPDVLERLRKAGATDIPVIAGGIIPNSDAEDLKAAGVAAVFTPKDFGITEIIGRIVDEIRKANHLDPLEVPA is encoded by the coding sequence ATGACAGAGCGTCAGAAGGACCGGCCGTGGCTCATGCGGACGTACGCCGGTCACTCCACGGCGGAGGCGTCCAACGAGTTGTACCGGCGCAACCTCGCCAAGGGGCAGACGGGCCTCTCGGTCGCGTTCGACCTGCCCACGCAGACCGGCTACGACCCCGACCACATCCTCGCCCGCGGCGAGGTCGGCCGGGTCGGTGTGCCCGTCTCGCACCTCGGTGACATGCGACGGCTGTTCCAGGACATCCCCCTGGAGCAGATGAACACCTCGATGACGATCAACGCCACCGCCATGTGGCTCCTGGCGCTCTACCAGGTGGTCGCGGAGGAGCAGGGTGCGGACATCACCAAGCTCCAGGGGACGACACAGAACGACATCGTCAAGGAGTACCTCTCGCGCGGGACGCACGTCTTCCCGCCGGGTCCCTCCCTGCGCCTCACCACCGACATGATCACGTACACGGTGGCGCGGATCCCCAAGTGGAATCCGATCAACATCTGCAGCTACCACCTCCAGGAGGCGGGGGCCACACCGGTCCAGGAGATCGCGTACGCGATGTCCACCGCCATCGCGGTTCTCGATGCCGTACGCGACTCGGGGCAGGTCCCCGAGGAGAAGTTCGGGGACGTCGTGGCCCGCATCTCCTTCTTTGTGAACGCCGGAGTCCGGTTCATCGAGGAGATGTGCAAGATGCGGGCGTTCGGGCGGATCTGGGAACAGGTCACGCGCGAGCGATACGGCATCGAGAACCCGAAACAGCGCCGGTTCCGCTACGGCGTGCAGGTCAACTCCCTCGGCCTGACCGAGGCCCAGCCGGAGAACAACGTCCAGCGCATCGTCCTGGAGATGCTGGCCGTCACCCTCTCCAAGGACGCACGCGCGCGTGCCGTGCAGCTGCCCGCCTGGAACGAGGCGCTGGGTCTCCCCCGGCCCTGGGACCAGCAGTGGTCGCTGCGCATCCAGCAGGTCCTGGCGCACGAGAGCGACCTCCTGGAGTACGAGGACATCTTCGCGGGCTCGCACGTCATCGAGTCCAAGGTGGCCGCCCTCGTCGAGGACTCCCTCGCGGAGATGGACCGCATCGAGAAGATGGGCGGCGCGATGGCCGCCGTCGAGTCCGGCTACCTCAAGTCGCAGCTCGTCTCCTCGCACGCGGAGCGCCGGGCCCGCATCGAGTCCGGCCAGGAGAAGATCGTCGGCGTGAACTCCTACGAGTCCACGGAGCCGAGCCCGCTCACCTCCGACCTGGACGCGGCGATCATGACGGTCGACCCGGCGGTCGAGGCCCGCGTCGTGGACGCCCTGAAGCAGTGGCGTGACACCCGCTACCAGCCGCCGTTCAACCACCCCCGCCCCTGCAAGGCCCTGGAACGGCTGAAGGAGGTGGCGGCCGGGACGGGCAACCTCATGGAGGCCACCCTGGAGTGCGCACGCGCCGGTGTGACGACCGGCGAGTGGGCCGGGGCACTCCGGGAGGTCTTCGGGGAGTTCCGGGCTCCTACGGGCGTCTCCAGCGCTCCGGTGGCCGTCACCGCTGAGGAGGGCACGCCGCTCGCCCTCGTCCGCGAGAAGGTCGCACGGACCGCCGAGGACCTCGGCGGCGGCCGGCTCCGCTTCCTGGTCGGCAAGCCGGGCCTCGACGGACACTCCAACGGCGCCGAGCAGATCGCGGTGCGCGCGCGTGACGCCGGCTTCGAAGTGGTCTACCAGGGCATCCGGCTCACGCCCGAGCAGATCGTCGACGCGGCGCTCGCCGAGGACGTCCACGCGGTCGGCCTGTCGATCCTCTCCGGCTCGCACGCGGAGCTCGTCCCCGACGTGCTGGAGCGGCTCCGCAAGGCCGGCGCCACCGACATCCCCGTCATCGCCGGCGGCATCATCCCCAACAGCGACGCCGAGGACCTGAAGGCGGCGGGTGTCGCCGCCGTCTTCACCCCCAAGGACTTCGGCATCACCGAGATCATCGGCCGTATCGTCGACGAGATCCGGAAAGCGAACCACCTCGACCCCCTGGAGGTCCCCGCATGA
- a CDS encoding adenylosuccinate lyase, with protein MDEELRTVTERLRAEAGGSKEYQRLLAAEDPDELAEVLVSPGQPLWARELAAVRLGVAGDRRAFESLVLLLNHRDPPRCAAAAHALARLGDPRTARAAAALATNELRVAYALYPVRLLTELRAPESAPALITTLQRRLAPHDPFGKIALACVEGLGALGDARARPVLTAARGHPRLAAAASAALARLPRDDDRTG; from the coding sequence ATGGATGAGGAGTTGCGGACGGTGACGGAACGCTTACGGGCGGAGGCGGGCGGATCGAAGGAGTACCAGAGGCTGCTCGCCGCGGAGGATCCCGACGAGCTCGCCGAGGTGCTCGTCTCGCCGGGGCAGCCCCTGTGGGCCCGGGAGTTGGCCGCGGTCAGACTCGGCGTCGCGGGCGACCGCAGAGCCTTCGAGTCGCTCGTCCTCCTCCTGAACCACCGGGACCCACCACGCTGCGCCGCCGCGGCCCACGCCCTGGCCCGCCTCGGCGACCCGCGTACGGCACGCGCGGCCGCCGCCCTGGCGACGAACGAGCTCCGCGTCGCCTACGCCCTCTATCCCGTGCGCCTGCTCACGGAGCTCCGCGCCCCGGAGTCCGCGCCCGCGCTGATCACCACGCTCCAGCGCAGACTGGCGCCGCACGACCCGTTCGGCAAGATCGCGCTGGCCTGTGTGGAGGGCCTCGGCGCACTCGGCGACGCCCGCGCGAGGCCGGTCCTGACGGCCGCCCGCGGTCATCCCCGCCTCGCGGCGGCGGCGTCGGCGGCACTGGCCCGCCTCCCGCGGGACGACGACCGCACGGGCTGA
- a CDS encoding TetR family transcriptional regulator, which produces MSKAAKSSRNATPDAPESAAGSRAAAQRLKMRRELAAAAMELFASKGYEATTVDEIAAQAGVARRTFFRHFRSKEEAIFPDHDDTLIRAEAVLNAAPPHEHPLDTVCRGIKEVMKMYAASPAVSVERYRLTREVPTLREREIASVARYERLFTRYLLGHFDEQAHHDGNDDPLLAEVAASAVVTAHNHVLRRWLRAGGQGDVETQLDHAFAIVRRTFGTGIGAGRDTMPASTPATVSEQGEVLVAVARTDAPLDEVMRTIEKALRERA; this is translated from the coding sequence ATGTCCAAGGCCGCCAAGTCCTCACGCAACGCAACCCCCGACGCTCCCGAGAGTGCCGCGGGCAGCCGTGCCGCCGCCCAACGGCTCAAGATGCGCAGGGAGCTGGCGGCCGCTGCCATGGAGCTCTTCGCGTCCAAGGGGTACGAGGCGACGACGGTCGACGAGATCGCCGCGCAGGCCGGGGTGGCCCGCCGGACCTTCTTCCGGCACTTCCGCTCCAAGGAAGAGGCGATCTTCCCGGACCACGACGACACCCTGATCCGCGCGGAGGCGGTCCTCAACGCGGCCCCGCCGCACGAGCACCCGCTGGACACGGTGTGCCGGGGCATCAAGGAAGTCATGAAGATGTACGCGGCGTCGCCCGCGGTCTCCGTGGAGCGCTACCGCCTCACCCGTGAGGTCCCCACGCTCCGCGAGCGCGAGATCGCCTCGGTGGCCCGTTATGAGCGGCTGTTCACGCGCTATCTGCTGGGCCACTTCGACGAGCAGGCGCACCACGACGGCAACGACGACCCGCTGCTCGCCGAGGTCGCCGCGTCGGCGGTCGTCACCGCCCACAACCACGTCCTCAGGCGGTGGCTGCGGGCGGGCGGTCAGGGCGACGTGGAGACGCAGCTGGACCACGCGTTCGCGATCGTGCGGCGGACCTTCGGCACGGGGATCGGCGCGGGCCGCGACACGATGCCCGCGTCGACGCCCGCGACGGTGTCCGAGCAGGGCGAGGTGCTGGTCGCGGTGGCGCGTACGGACGCGCCGCTGGACGAGGTCATGCGGACCATCGAGAAGGCGCTCAGGGAGCGTGCCTAG
- a CDS encoding RidA family protein, protein MSRLTHIHAPEGVAPATAYTHVVMGTGRFVAVSGQLALDEEGEPVGEGDAAAQARQVFENLRRCLAAAGATFDDVVKLTYFVTDMAHMPAVRAARDAFLDPERLPAASAVQVASLVGPEFLMEIEAFAVVSE, encoded by the coding sequence ATGAGCCGACTGACCCACATCCACGCGCCCGAGGGCGTCGCCCCCGCCACCGCGTACACGCACGTCGTCATGGGAACGGGCCGCTTCGTCGCGGTCTCGGGCCAGTTGGCCCTGGACGAGGAGGGCGAACCGGTCGGCGAGGGCGACGCGGCCGCGCAGGCACGGCAGGTCTTCGAGAACCTCCGGCGGTGCCTCGCGGCGGCGGGCGCCACCTTCGACGACGTCGTGAAGCTGACGTACTTCGTGACGGACATGGCGCACATGCCCGCCGTGCGCGCCGCACGGGACGCCTTCCTCGACCCCGAGCGACTCCCCGCGGCCTCGGCGGTGCAGGTGGCGTCGCTCGTGGGGCCCGAGTTCCTGATGGAGATAGAGGCGTTCGCCGTGGTGTCCGAGTAG